CGCCGCCTTCGAGGGCGTCCGAGGCGTCGAGTACCGCCTGCCCCTGTTCGACGATGGTGGCGTCCGGCCGAATCGGCACGAGGACGCGCAGCGACGCGTAACCGCCGGGCGTCCGGTCGATGACGCGACTCGCCTCGTCGGGCGCCGCCGCGAACAGCGCGTCGTAGACGCTCGCGACGTCCTCCTCGGGGACGCCGTCGTCGTCCGTGTCTGCGGCCGCGAGTTCAGCCGCGAACTCCTCGTCCTCGGCGGCGACGGACGCCATCACCGTCACCGGCGACGCGACCGGAACGGTGTCGCCGCGCGTCAGCACCGCGTCGTAGTCGGCGGCCACGTCGGGCACGCGGGCGGCGGTCGCCAGCGCGTCCGGAGACGCCGCGCCGTCCGGGTGTTCTATCAGTATCGAGGAGCGCTTTCGCTCGCTCTCGGCGGCCGCCCGGTAGTTCTCGCCGACGTACCGCGCGTTGTCCCGGTACTGGGACACGTCCCACCCGATTGGGTCGGGGAGGTCTTGCTTCCACTCGGCGACGTCGGAGTTGAACTCCTGGAAGGACTTGCGTTGGAGGTCGCCCCACGCGGCGCCGCCCGCCGCGCCCGCGACGAGCGCGAGCACCAGCACGACCGGCGCCGCCCGGCGAGCGAGGCCCGCGCCGCTGGTCAGTATCGGGCGGAGCAGTCGGGTGTCGCCGAGCGGGCGCTTCCGGCGCTCGAACCCGACCCGGCCGAGCAGGCGGTCGATGGTGAGTTTCAGCGCCGGGACGAGCGTGACCGAGACGACGAACGTGGAGAGGACGCCGAGCGTCACGCCGATGCCGAGTTGCTTGATGACCCCGAGGTCGCTCGTCGCGTTCGCCATGAAGCCGACCGCGGCGGTGAGCGTGACGAGCGTGAGCGCGACGCTGACAGAGGAGAGGCTCCGAACCATCGGTTCGCGCATGTTCTCGCGCTCGCCGCGCTCCTCGCGGTAGCGCATGAAGACGTGGAGGCCGTAGTCGACGCTGAGGCCGACGATGAGAACCGGTCCGATGATGATGGTGAGGCTCGCGGGGATGCGGAGCCACCCGAGGATGCCGAACATCCAGACGACCGAGAGGACGACCCCGGTGAACCCGACGATGACGTCCACGAGGTCGCGGTACGCGAACGCCAGCACCACGAGAATCACCAGCAGGGAGATGGGGACGACGAACTCGATGAGTTCGGGGAGCGGGCTCACCGCGTTCTCGGAGGCGTGCTCGCCGACGGTGAACACGTCGGGCGAGTCGACTGTCTGGGCGGTTCGGTAGAGCGCCGCGGTGGCCGCCGACGTCTCGCTGTCGCTGCCGTCGAGTCGGAAGACGATGCGGTGGCTCTCGGCGGTCGCGGTGCCCGGTTCGTAGTCGGCCGGCAGCAACGCGAGCGCCCGCGAGTCGGCGGTGAGCGTCTCTCTCACGAGTGTCTCGACCCGGCTCGGGTCGGCCTCTCGGAGCGCCGCGAGTTGCTCCGAGAGCGACGCCTGCGGGTCACCTGCGGCGCGCGCACCGACGAAGTTCGCGACCCCGAACGCGGGCCGGTCGCCGACGGCCGCCGCGAGCGACTCGTTGTCTAATGCGGTCTGCTGGAACTCCAGCGACCGGACGAGCGCCGACTTCGACAGCGCGTTCCCGTCGGCGTCGCGCACGTACACCGGCGCCGCCATCGGGGCGTCGTCGTCCTGGGTCTCGTTGACGTACGCGGACTCGATGTACGAGCGCTTCTCGACGACTTCCGTTCCCTCGCCGATGCTGTCGCCGCCGTACGTGTTGCTACCGAGGTTCAGTTGCGTGACGCCCGCGCCGACGCCCGCGGTCAACAGCAGCATGACCACGACGACGGCGACGTTGTGTTCGGTGACGACGCCGAACACGCGCTCCGTCAGGGACGTCATCTGTTCGCCTCCGCGGTGTCGCGACGGTGATGCCGCTCGCTACGGCGTCGGGGCTTCGACCGATAGGGGACCATACAGGTCGGTTGTCTGAACGAATCGCCTTAATCCTCGCGGAATCGTCCTAACACGCCGAATCTCGGGAGAAGAATAATTCCGGGTCGGGAGTGTTAGAATAGATTTCCCGGGTCGGACTCCGGTGCCGTCCCGCGCGACGCGGTCACGCCAGTCGGTCGAGGTGTGTGCGCGCCTCCTCGACTGCCGTCTCGTCGCCCCGGACCGCGTCCCCGATGCGGCGTGCCGCCGACACGAGGCGCTCGCTGTCCTCGGGGGACACGTCGCCGTCCAGCGCCTTCACGCGCTTGACGTGCTCGCGGAGGCGTTCGAGCAGGCCGCGTTCCGGTTCCGGTGGCTCGTCGTCGAAGAAGGCTCGCACGTCGGCGCGGTAGGCGTCCACCGCCGCCGCGTACCCGAGTCCGCGCACCGCGCGCAGGGACTCGGGCACGTCCTCGGGCGCGGGCCGGTCGCCGTCCTCCGCGCCGTTCAGCAGCGCCAGCACGTAGCGCTCCTCGTTCTCGCCGACGCGGAGGGCGTCCCCGACGACGAGCGCCGCCCGCCGGAGTTCTTGGGCCGCGAGGTAGGTGTCGTCCAGTTCGAGGAGGTCACCGCCCGAGACGAACCCCCGGGACTGGCAGTAGTCGCGGCACGCGTCGGCCGCCGGGTCGAGTGCGCCCCGGAGGTCGTCGACCGCCGCCTCGCGGGCCGCCGAGAGGTCGAGGTCGGCCGCGCCGTCGGTGTGCTGGGCGCGCTCGCCGACGCCGACGCTCCGCAGACTCCCGCAGTCCGGGCACTCCACGCTGCCCGTCTCGAAGTACGACCAGCGCGTCCCACACGACTTGCACTCGCGCTCGCCGCGAACGTCCATACCTCCGGGTTGGCGGGGCGGCGGGATAACTCCGGTGTCTCGCCGCCGAATGAGCGACACCCGGAATCTGTACCACCGCCACGCTTTTGTACGATTGCGCCGGACTCTCGGGTACGATGCCGAGTCAACGACTCTCGACTCCGGCCGCCGAGGATAGAGTAAGCCGCGGGGACGCGGCTGGTCGAGAAATCCGACCGCTCGCCTGACTGCTCCGCCGAGCGCCGCGGCGACCGGGTCGCCCTCCGCGTGGGCGGCGACGAACTGCTCCTCTCGCGCGACGACGCCGAACAGTTACGTGACTCGCTTTCCGGCGCGCTCGCGGCGCGCGAGACGTTCCTGAACACCGCGGGCCAGCACCGCCCAGACGGCGCGTACGTCGTGGAGCGCCGGGGCGCGGACTCCGCGGGCAACAGCAAGGTGTTCGCCTCCTTCGACGAACTCCGGCGGCTGTTCGACCGCCTGCCAGAGCGCTTCACAGCGGACGACCTCTCCGCGACAGGGCTGACGGCGGGCCGCCGGCACATGGTGCTGTGGCACCTCGTCGAACACCCCGCGTTCGACTGCGAGTTGGCGAGCAGACAGCCCCTGACGGGCGAGAAGACGGCAACGGGGGTGGCCGAGCCGTAGGCTTTTGCCGGCGGCGGGCCACGCCTCGCGCATGACGTTCTCCATCGTCGCGCGCGACCCCGAGACTGACGCGGTCGGAGTCGCCGTCCAGTCGAAGTTCGTCGGCGTCGGGGCCGTCGTCCCGTTCGTCAGCGCGGACGCCGGCGCCGTCGCCACGCAGAGTTTCGCGAACGTCGCGTACGGACCGGACGGCCTCGACTTGCTCCGGGACGGCGAGTCTGCCGCGGCGGTCGTGGACGCGCTCACCGACGCCGACGACGAGGCGCCCCAGCGACAGGTGGGCGTAGTTGGACAGGACGGCTCCGTCGCGGCGTTCACTGGCGAGGAGTGTTTCGACCACGCGAGCGACCGGCAGGGCGACCACTACACGGTGCAGGGGAACATCCTCGAGAACCGCGAGACGGTGGACGCGATGGCCGACGCGTTCGAGGAGACCGACGGCGGTCTCCCGGAGCGCCTGATTGCGGCGCTGTACGCGGGCAACGAGGCGGGCGGCGACCAGCGCGGCGAGCAGTCCGCGGCGCTCTACGTCGCGAAACCCGAGGGCGGCTACGACGGGAACAACGACCGCTGGATAGACGTGCGCGTCGACGACCACGACGAACCCATCGCGGAACTCGAGCGCGTGTTCCGCATCTACGACATCACGCTCCTCGAGCGCGAGGACCCCGAGGAGTTCGCGTCTCTCGACGGCGACACCGCAGAATCCGTCCTCGAAACGCTCGCCGAGTTGGGGTTCTACGACGCGGAGCCGAGCGAGGAGTTCGGCGAGGCGGAGCGCGAGGCCCTCGAGGCGTTCCGCGGGATGAACAACTTCGAGAACCACGACCTCGACGCGCTGGAGGACGCGCTCGCCCGGGGCTGGTCGGACGCGGACGGCGAGGGCGAGGACCGCATGGTCAACGCCATCTGGCACGGCTTAAGCCGGCTCGACAGGAAGTAGGCGCGCTCGGCGTTCGCGGCGGTGTGGTGTCCAGTGATTTATCGCTCGTCGACCGGCGTCCACTCGCGGTCGGTGTCGCCGACGTACGAGGCGCGCGGCCGGATGAGGCGGTTGTCTTCGAGTTGTTCGAGGCAGTGGGCGGTCCACCCGCCGGCGCGCGCGACGGCGAACGTCGGCGTGAACAGTTCCTTCGGGACGCCGACGCCGTTCAGGAGGACGGCGGTGTAGAACTCGACGTTCGTCTCCAGGCGCAAGTCGGGGCGGTGTTCGGCTAGCACGTCGACGGCGGTGTCCTCGAACTCGCGGGCGGCGTCGAAGAACGCGCGCTGGTCGCGGCCCTCGTAGAACGTCTCGGCGGCGTCCTGCAGGACGGCGGCGCGGGGGTCGCGGACCTGGTAGACGCGGTGGCCGAAGCCCATCACGCGGTCGCCGGCGTCGAGAATCTCGTGGACGAGGCTGGCGGGGTCGTCGCGCGCCGCGGCGTCCTCCAGCATCGTGAGGACGGGGCCGGGCGCGCCGCCGTGGAGCGGGCCCTTGAGCGCGCCGACGGCGCCCGTGACGGCGGACACCACGTCAGACTCGGTGGAGACGATGGTGCGCGCGGTGAACGTCGAGGCGTTGAGGCCGTGGTCGACGACCGAGTTGAGGTAGGTTTCGAGGCCGCGAACGCGCTCCTCGCTGGGCTCCTCGCCGTCGAGCATGTAGAGGTAGTTCGCGGCGTGCCGGAGGTCCTCGCGGGGTTCGACCGGCTCCTCGCCCTTTCGGGCGCGCCAGTACGCGGCGGCGACTGTCGGAAGTTGCGCGACCGAGAGGCGCGCGTCCGTCTCGGGGTCCTCGTCGCCCTCGCGGGTCAGGGGAGCGGCTGCGATGCCCATGCGGACGGCGTCCATCGCGGGCAGGTCTCGCTGGGCGGCGTCGACCACGGTGTCGATGGCGTCCGGATGGACGGCGCGCTTGCCGGCGAGGTCCGCGCGGAAGTCGGCGAGTTCGCTCTCGGTGGGGAGTCGGTCCTCGTACAGCAGAAACAGCGTCTCCTCGTAGGTGGCGTTGGGCGCGAGTTCCGCGAGCGGGAAGCCGCCGATGACGAGTTCGCCGTTCTCGCCGTCGACTCGCGAGAGTCGGGTCTCGGCGACCGTGACGCCTTCGAGGCCGCGCTGGAGGTCGTCTGTCATCGCTTCGGGGTTTCGGCGGCGGGGGCTTGAAACTACTCGTCGGTGCGGTGATTGATACCGGTGGGGCCGTTAGGGGGGCGTATGCGAGACGAGGAGGAGATTCGCGACCAGTACGAGTTCCTCGTCGAGGAACTCGAATCCGAGGAGATGAACCACGAGGGCGTCCGCGAGATGTTCACGTACTACCGGCGCGCGCTCGGCTGGGTGTTAGAAGAAGAACACATGTAGCGGCAGGGCTTTCGACCGGGGATAGTTTTATTATCGTCCCGCGTTTTGACTCAGGTGACGCTTCGCTTTGGAGGGCCGAAGCGTCAGCGGGGACCAATTCAGGGCGGCTGCGGGGCCGGAGTTTCCGGCCTCGCATCCTTTTCCGTTGCGCTACGCTCGACAGTCAGTTCTCTGCGGCTCGCTCGCCGCGACGAGGTAGTTAGTTATCCGACAAAAAGACGTTTTCTCCGACAGCAGGAAGTGTTCAGGCGATGTCGAGGTCGCCCGACGCGGCGTCTTCGCCGTCCGCCCACTCCAGTTCGAACTCGACGCTGAGTTCGTCCGCGCCGCTCCCCGTCTCGCGTTCGGCCTTCACCTCGAAGGCCACGTTCGTCGGCGGGTCGAGGGTGACCGACTGGTCGCCCGCGGACAGCGTGAGGTCGCCGCCCGCGTCGAGTTTGTCGGCGACGGTGCGGAGGTAGTTCGCGACGTCGCTGCGGGACTGCGTGGACTCGCTCTCGAAGATGACTTCTTCGGGCATGCATCCGGATACGTGAGCCACCGGCATACGTTCGTCGCCCGGGACATGTCACGAGAAGAACCGGGAAGTACGACGCCTCGTTGCACTCTTTAGGCCACCACACTTATGCTATCACGCGAGAAATTCCTTCCGAGAGCGAGACATATGCACGACTTGACAGGGTTTCAGCGCGACCTGCTCTACGTGGTCGCGGGGCTGGACGAACCGCACGGACTCGCCATCAAGGAGGAACTCGAAGACTACTACGAGTCCGAGATTCACCACGGCCGCCTCTACCCGAACCTCGACACGCTCGTCGACAAGGGCCTCGTCGACAAGGGGCAACTCGACCAGCGCACGAACTACTACACGCTGACGCGCCGCGGCGACCGCGAAATCACCGCGCGCCGCGAGTGGGAAGCCCAGTACGTCGACCTCGACTGAATGGTCTCGGCGCGCACCGCCACCGCGGCCGTCGGCGTGCTCGCCAGCCTCGCGGTCAGCGTCGTCCTCTGGCAGGTCTTCGACGTCGCGCTGTTCTTCCTCGCCGTCCCGTTCGTTCCCTTCCTCTTCCGGAGCCGCGACGACCGCCCGTCCGTCCGCGAGTGCCCGGCGTGTGGCTTCCGCACCCGCGACGCCGGCTTCGACTACTGTCCGCGGGACGGCACCGAACTCGAACGCGATTAAGCGTCCGCGCCGTCGTCTTCCTCGTCGCTCCCGTCGCCGCCGAACGGGCTGGGGCCGAGCGCCTCGGGTTCGATGGGGTCGCCCGCGACGAGTTCGGGCAGGACGATGCGCACGAAGTGGACCACGAGCACGAGTACGACCGGCCCCAAGAAGAGGCCGTACCAGCCCCAGAGCAGGGGGCCGAAGATGTACGCGAGCATCACGAGCCCGAGGTGGAGGTCGCGGCCAGAGACGTACGGGCGCAACACGAGGTCCGGAATCACGTCCACGACGACGAACGCGACGACGCCGAACGTCCCGAGGAACGCGTAGCCGCCGCCCTGCTGGACGACGAGGTACGCGAGCCACCCGCCCAGCGGGAGGTAGACGAGTTTGATGCCGACGATGGGGACGAGGCTCGCGACGCCGGTGAGCATCCCCAACAGTGCGGGGTACGGGATGCCGACGCCGGCGGGCGCCAGCGAGTCGAGCGCGCTGTAGGAGACGGCGGCGATGACGCCCGTGACGAACGCGAACAGGATGTTCCCGAAGAAGACGTGCGAGAAGTCGCGGTCGACCGCCCGACCGTACGTCTCCACGACGCCGGCGTCGTCGCCGAACTGCCGGCGGAACCACGACGCGAGCTTGTGGTCGTCCCGGAGCAGGTAGAACGCGATGGTTATCATCGCGAACAGGTGGACGAAGAAGTTCGTGAGGAAGCCGGCGTAGCCGACGGCGTTCTCGGCGACGGTCTGGAGTGCGGCCTGCACGGACGGCTCGCCGAGCAGCGACTGCGGGTCCTCGACGGCCGCGGAGACGTCGATGTACGGCCCGAGCAGCGACTCCAGTTGGCCGAGGTTCGCGCCGCGCGCGGCGAGGAACGCGTCCAGTTCCTGGAGGCCGACGGCGGTGGTGTACGCGACCAACAGGAGCACCGGGAGTGCGAGCGTGAAAAGCGAGACGAGCGCGGCGAGCGTCGGCGGCCGAATCCACCGCTTCAGGCGGCGGTAGACGGGCCGCGTCGCGTAGTAGACGAAGACGCCGAAGACGAACGTCCCGACGAACGAGTAGACGGTGTACGCGAGCGCGCCGGCGAGCGCGAGCGCCACCGCCCACCACGCGACGCGCGCCCGGTCGGCGTTCTCGAAGGCGGTCATTACGTGTCAGCGCGGCGGCGGCGACCAAAAAACCACCTGCGTGGCGTCACGCGAGGAGGAACGCCGGCGCGTACAGCATCAGGCAGAGCACCGCCGCGGGGCGGTCGATGCCCTCGCGCCAGTAGAACACGGCGAGCACGACGAGGGACACCGCGAGCATGTACGTCAGCGAGCCGTTGACTGCGGCGAGGTCGTCGACGACGACGTCCGCGACGAGCGCGCCGACGCCGAGGGAGAACACGGGGTCGGTGATGTTGCTGCCGAGGAGGGCGCCGACGGAGATGCCTTCGGTGCCGCCGCGGGCGGCGGCGACGGCCACCGCGATTTCGGGCGTGGTGGTGCCGAGGCCGACGAGCAGGCCGACGAGCAGTTCGGGGACGCCGAGCAGGCGCGCGAGCGCGACGCCGTTCGTGACGAGGAGGTGGCCGC
The nucleotide sequence above comes from Halobacterium litoreum. Encoded proteins:
- a CDS encoding efflux RND transporter permease subunit; the encoded protein is MTSLTERVFGVVTEHNVAVVVVMLLLTAGVGAGVTQLNLGSNTYGGDSIGEGTEVVEKRSYIESAYVNETQDDDAPMAAPVYVRDADGNALSKSALVRSLEFQQTALDNESLAAAVGDRPAFGVANFVGARAAGDPQASLSEQLAALREADPSRVETLVRETLTADSRALALLPADYEPGTATAESHRIVFRLDGSDSETSAATAALYRTAQTVDSPDVFTVGEHASENAVSPLPELIEFVVPISLLVILVVLAFAYRDLVDVIVGFTGVVLSVVWMFGILGWLRIPASLTIIIGPVLIVGLSVDYGLHVFMRYREERGERENMREPMVRSLSSVSVALTLVTLTAAVGFMANATSDLGVIKQLGIGVTLGVLSTFVVSVTLVPALKLTIDRLLGRVGFERRKRPLGDTRLLRPILTSGAGLARRAAPVVLVLALVAGAAGGAAWGDLQRKSFQEFNSDVAEWKQDLPDPIGWDVSQYRDNARYVGENYRAAAESERKRSSILIEHPDGAASPDALATAARVPDVAADYDAVLTRGDTVPVASPVTVMASVAAEDEEFAAELAAADTDDDGVPEEDVASVYDALFAAAPDEASRVIDRTPGGYASLRVLVPIRPDATIVEQGQAVLDASDALEGGETSVVGVGVGTLNVVLGDIISENILQTLLLALAGVAVLLTLVYRLLLGSATLGLVTSVPIMMVTALVVAGMWALNVPLTVNTALLLSLVIGLGIDYNIHVSDRFAEEYADGKSVHGALVEATTGTGGALLGSTLTSVGAFLALLLTPAPVLQDFAILVSLALTASFVVSVFLLPSLITLWARYAPRSVTQGVLDGGVASTSDD
- a CDS encoding DUF7117 family protein, whose amino-acid sequence is MDVRGERECKSCGTRWSYFETGSVECPDCGSLRSVGVGERAQHTDGAADLDLSAAREAAVDDLRGALDPAADACRDYCQSRGFVSGGDLLELDDTYLAAQELRRAALVVGDALRVGENEERYVLALLNGAEDGDRPAPEDVPESLRAVRGLGYAAAVDAYRADVRAFFDDEPPEPERGLLERLREHVKRVKALDGDVSPEDSERLVSAARRIGDAVRGDETAVEEARTHLDRLA
- a CDS encoding DUF7528 family protein; translation: MGGDELLLSRDDAEQLRDSLSGALAARETFLNTAGQHRPDGAYVVERRGADSAGNSKVFASFDELRRLFDRLPERFTADDLSATGLTAGRRHMVLWHLVEHPAFDCELASRQPLTGEKTATGVAEP
- a CDS encoding DUF1028 domain-containing protein yields the protein MTFSIVARDPETDAVGVAVQSKFVGVGAVVPFVSADAGAVATQSFANVAYGPDGLDLLRDGESAAAVVDALTDADDEAPQRQVGVVGQDGSVAAFTGEECFDHASDRQGDHYTVQGNILENRETVDAMADAFEETDGGLPERLIAALYAGNEAGGDQRGEQSAALYVAKPEGGYDGNNDRWIDVRVDDHDEPIAELERVFRIYDITLLEREDPEEFASLDGDTAESVLETLAELGFYDAEPSEEFGEAEREALEAFRGMNNFENHDLDALEDALARGWSDADGEGEDRMVNAIWHGLSRLDRK
- a CDS encoding citrate synthase, with protein sequence MTDDLQRGLEGVTVAETRLSRVDGENGELVIGGFPLAELAPNATYEETLFLLYEDRLPTESELADFRADLAGKRAVHPDAIDTVVDAAQRDLPAMDAVRMGIAAAPLTREGDEDPETDARLSVAQLPTVAAAYWRARKGEEPVEPREDLRHAANYLYMLDGEEPSEERVRGLETYLNSVVDHGLNASTFTARTIVSTESDVVSAVTGAVGALKGPLHGGAPGPVLTMLEDAAARDDPASLVHEILDAGDRVMGFGHRVYQVRDPRAAVLQDAAETFYEGRDQRAFFDAAREFEDTAVDVLAEHRPDLRLETNVEFYTAVLLNGVGVPKELFTPTFAVARAGGWTAHCLEQLEDNRLIRPRASYVGDTDREWTPVDER
- a CDS encoding amphi-Trp domain-containing protein; protein product: MPEEVIFESESTQSRSDVANYLRTVADKLDAGGDLTLSAGDQSVTLDPPTNVAFEVKAERETGSGADELSVEFELEWADGEDAASGDLDIA
- a CDS encoding PadR family transcriptional regulator; amino-acid sequence: MHDLTGFQRDLLYVVAGLDEPHGLAIKEELEDYYESEIHHGRLYPNLDTLVDKGLVDKGQLDQRTNYYTLTRRGDREITARREWEAQYVDLD
- a CDS encoding AI-2E family transporter; this translates as MTAFENADRARVAWWAVALALAGALAYTVYSFVGTFVFGVFVYYATRPVYRRLKRWIRPPTLAALVSLFTLALPVLLLVAYTTAVGLQELDAFLAARGANLGQLESLLGPYIDVSAAVEDPQSLLGEPSVQAALQTVAENAVGYAGFLTNFFVHLFAMITIAFYLLRDDHKLASWFRRQFGDDAGVVETYGRAVDRDFSHVFFGNILFAFVTGVIAAVSYSALDSLAPAGVGIPYPALLGMLTGVASLVPIVGIKLVYLPLGGWLAYLVVQQGGGYAFLGTFGVVAFVVVDVIPDLVLRPYVSGRDLHLGLVMLAYIFGPLLWGWYGLFLGPVVLVLVVHFVRIVLPELVAGDPIEPEALGPSPFGGDGSDEEDDGADA